In one window of Erythrolamprus reginae isolate rEryReg1 chromosome 1, rEryReg1.hap1, whole genome shotgun sequence DNA:
- the LOC139153543 gene encoding olfactory receptor 8U3-like, with the protein MAGENNSIVTEFFLVGLTENPKLAPICFVIFLLMYLITCVGNLGMIALIQIDPRLHTPMYYFLNNLAFVDFCYSSTITPKTLSNFLNSKKSISFVGCIAQLFSFVLTASVECLLLAVMAYDRYVAICNPLVYTIIMTKNVCIQLVGVTYIMAFIHALAQTISTFRLSFCHSNVINHYFCDIPPLLKLSCSRTFSNEIVLYTFGTFQGIFTSVQIVISYVYIVASILKIRSSEGRHKAFSTCASHLTAVLLFYGTTVFIYVRPISSYSLGRDKVISVFYTMVIPMLNPLIYSLRNREVKDALKRVLSRIRLL; encoded by the coding sequence ATGGCAGGAGAAAATAATAGCATAGTAACAGAATTCTTTCTGGTAGGACTCACAGAAAATCCTAAACTGGCCCCCATATGTTTTGTCATTTTTCTTCTCATGTATCTCATCACCTGTGTGGGAAATCTTGGGATGATTGCCTTGATCCAGATTGATCCTCGACTCCATACTCCTATGTATTATTTCCTCAATAATCTGGCTTTTGTAGATTTCTGCTATTCCTCCACAATAACTCCTAAAACACTGTCAAACTTCTTAAATTCCAAGAAATCAATTTCTTTTGTTGGCTGCATAGCACAATTGTTCAGCTTTGTCCTTACAGCCAGTGTTGAGTGCCTTCTGCTAGCTGTTATGGCCTATGACCGTTATGTGGCAATTTGTAACCCACTAGTCTATACAATCATTATGACTAAGAATGTTTGCATCCAATTAGTAGGAGTGACTTACATAATGGCCTTCATTCATGCTCTTGCACAAACGATTTCAACCTTTAGACTCTCTTTCTGTCACTCCAATGTTATAAATCATTATTTCTGTGATATTCCTCCACTTCTAAAACTCTCTTGCAGTAGAACATTCAGCAATGAGATAGTGCTTTATACGTTTGGTACATTTCAAGGAATTTTCACCTCGGTGCAGATCGTCATCTCATATGTATACATTGTAGCCTCCATTCTGAAGATCCGCTCTTCTGAAGGCAGGCATAAGGCCTTCTCCACATGTGCCTCTCATTTGACCGCTGTCTTGCTTTTCTATGGCACCACTGTTTTCATCTACGTCCGACCCATTTCCAGCTACTCACTTGGTCGAGATAAGGTTATCTCTGTCTTCTACACTATGGTGATTCCCATGCTGAATCCCCTAATCTATAGTCTGAGGAATCGGGAGGTGAAGGACGCATTGAAGCGAGTATTAAGTCGAATAAGATTACTTTGA
- the LOC139166960 gene encoding olfactory receptor 5AR1-like produces the protein MDQGNDSAFSEFILQGFTDNPKMQLVLFTVFFLVYVITVLGNLGMILLISTKPQLHKPMYYFLCNLSFVDLCCASTIAPKILIDLLSESKRISYIGCVTQLFVFDILADAECLLLAVMAYDRYVAICNPLLYPTVMSKKTCQQMITIAYFTGLLDSMIQTSCTFRLSFCSSNVINHFFCDEPPLLMLSCSDTYISEIVLFTFVGFVEASSIGMILVSYVYILATILRMRSAEGRHKAFSTCASHLTAVGIYHGTILFMYFRPSSSYSMDQDKWASMFYTVVIPMLNPLIYSMRNKEVKDAMSKSLGHIWVWKRRILIFQ, from the coding sequence ATGGATCAAGGAAATGATTCTGCCTTTTCTGAATTTATACTTCAGGGTTTCACAGACAATCCCAAAATGCAACTTGTTCTTTTTACTGTGTTCTTCTTGGTTTATGTCATCACTGTCTTAGGGAATCTGGGGATGATTCTGTTGATTTCCACTAAACCCCAACTACACAAACCCATGTATTACTTCCTGTGCAACCTCTCCTTTGTTGATCTCTGCTGTGCCTCAACCATTGCTCCTAAAATACTTATTGACTTATTAAGTGAAAGTAAAAGGATTTCTTACATTGGCTGTGTTACGCAGCTCTTTGTATTTGATATCCTTGCAGATGCAGAATGCCTTTTGTTGGCTGTGATGGCCTATGATAGATATGTGGCCATCTGCAATCCACTCCTCTACCCAACTGTAATGTCCAAAAAAACCTGCCAGCAAATGATCACTATTGCGTACTTTACAGGCCTGCTAGATTCAATGATACAAACTTCCTGTACATTCCGGCTATCTTTCTGTAGCTCCAATGTTATCAATCATTTCTTCTGTGATGAGCCTCCACTTCTAATGCTCTCCTGTTCCGATACATATATTAGTGAGATTGTGTTATTTACCTTTGTTGGCTTTGTTGAAGCAAGCAGCATTGGGATGATTCTTGTATCCTATGTTTACATTTTGGCTACAATCTTGAGAATGCGCTCCGCTGAGGGCAGGCACAAAGCATTTTCCACCTGTGCTTCTCACCTGACAGCTGTTGGGATATACCATGGGACAATACTCTTCATGTACTTTCGGCCCAGCTCCAGTTACTCCATGGACCAAGACAAATGGGCCTCTATGTTCTACACGGTCGTGATCCCCATGCTCAACCCTTTGATCTACAGCATGAGGAACAAGGAGGTGAAAGATGCTATGTCAAAATCTCTTGGCCATATATGGGTTTGGAAAAGGAGAATCCTTATTTTTCAATGA
- the LOC139153551 gene encoding LOW QUALITY PROTEIN: olfactory receptor 5AR1-like (The sequence of the model RefSeq protein was modified relative to this genomic sequence to represent the inferred CDS: inserted 1 base in 1 codon) — MDKGNYTLITEFILQGFTDNPKMQLVXFFIFLLIYLIAVLGNVGMILLIWTNTQLHKPMYYFLGNLSFVDLCCSSTIAPRMLIDLLREDKRISLNACATQLFFYVFFVDIECVLLAVMAYDRYVAICNPLLYSAAMSKTLCQQLIAFSYCIGIMDTIVYTCSTFLLTFCKSNLINHFFCDMPPLFVLSCSDTSVNELVLLIIDGFIEACSICMGLISYVYIVVTILRMHSAEGRRKAFSTCASHLIAVGIFHGTIVFMYIRPTSSYSMDQDKWASMFYTVVIPMLNPLIYSLRNKEVKDAVIKSVGNVWTFKSVKPK, encoded by the exons ATGGATAAAGGGAATTATACTCTCATTACCGAATTCATTCTTCAGGGATTCACAGACAATCCCAAAATGCAACTTG CTTTTTTTATCTTCCTCTTAATTTATCTCATTGCGGTGTTAGGAAATGTTGGGATGATTCTACTGATATGGACTAACACCCAACTTCACAAACCTATGTATTACTTCCTGGGCAACCTCTCCTTTGTTGATCTCTGCTGTTCCTCAACCATTGCTCCTAGAATGCTGATTGATTTATTAAGAGAAGATAAAAGGATTTCCTTAAATGCCTGTGCTACACAGCTCTTTTTCTATGTGTTTTTTGTAGACATAGAGTGTGTTTTGTTGGCTGTGATGGCCTATGACAGGTATGTGGCCATTTGTAATCCTCTTCTCTATTCAGCAGCAATGTCCAAAACACTCTGCCAACAATTGATTGCTTTTTCATATTGCATAGGCATAATGGATACAATAGTATATACTTGCTCTACGTTCCTACTCACATTCTGCAAGTCAAATCTTATTAATCATTTCTTTTGTGATATGCCTCCACTATTTGTACTCTCCTGTTCTGATACCTCTGTAAATGAGCTTGTGTTGCTTATAATTGATGGCTTCATTGAAGCATGCAGCATTTGCATGGGTCTTATATCCTATGTTTATATTGTGGTTACAATCCTAAGAATGCACTCTGCTGAAGGCAGGCGCAAGGCGTTTTCCACCTGTGCTTCTCACCTGATAGCTGTTGGAATATTCCATGGGACCATAGTCTTCATGTACATCCGACCCACCTCCAGCTACTCCATGGACCAAGACAAATGGGCTTCTATGTTCTACACGGTCGTGATCCCTATGCTCAACCCTTTGATCTACAGCCTGAGGAACAAGGAGGTGAAAGATGCTGTGATAAAATCAGTGGGCAATGTATGGACTTTTAAAAGCGTGAAGCCCAAATAA